tctgtgttaaccctaaccccGTCCAACCCTCTGTGTTAACCTCTAACCCCGTCCAAcccctctgtgttaaccctaaaACCCCGTCGCAACCCTCATCTTTGTTAAACCCATACCCCGTTCCAACCCTCGGGGCTCTAAACGTACCCCTCTGTGTTAGACCCTAACGCCACCGTCCAACCCCTCTTCTGTGTTACCCCTTCAACCCGCATCCAGCGAGGTAACCCTACTGTGTTAACCCTTAACCTACCGTCCAACCCTCTGTGTTACCCTAACCCCGTCCAAcccctctgtgttaaccctaaccTCACACTTCCAACGAatctgtgtaaccctaaccctgtctaaGTCCTCGGCTCTCTGTTAATCTCCTCCTCTGTATAACCTAACCTTCGCTCCAACCCCCTCTGTGTTAACGCCAACCCCCGTCAACCCCGCTGTGTTAACCCTTAACCACCGTCCCCACTCTGTCGTTTAACCTAACCCCGTCCAACCCCTCGTGTTAACCCTAACCCCGTCCAAACCCCTTATGTCATGTGTTAACCTAACCCCGTCCAACACCCCTGTGTATTACACGCCTAACCCCGTGCTCAACCTGGCCTCTGTATTAACCCTAACCTCCTCCAACCCCTCTGTATTAACCCTAACCCCGTCCAACCCCTCTGTATTAACCCTAACCTCCTCCAAcccctctgtgttaaccctaagGTTAATAGTGTTAAAGGTTAACACAGAGGGGTTGGAAGGGGGTTAAATCAACATTTGCATTTGAGCCAAATACGTGTTTCTGTTTAAATCAACAACATTCAGCAAACTAGAGGATGAAACTGTCCTTGATCAACTACCTATAATCATTCACCTGCATGTTCAAGTTTAGATAACTTTCCCAAGGTAAGTTTATTCATTTATATTCATTCATCAAGGCTACCTTCTTTTTGAAATATGCAATAACTGGACTGTCAATAAAGTACTGGTAGGCTCCTTTTGACAAGGATACCCCCCTGTCTTGTGGATGACATGCCCATGGACGTCAGCCTGTCAATCACCATGGGGGATCACACCTGTGCTGGTGGTTTCAGCATATTTTCCCCGAACGCACCAAGTTATTTTAGAAAGCGGATGAGGCTGTCCAATTTTAAAAAACGTACCTTCAGCGGTGCCTCCAGGAGTTTGTGAACCCCGGCGATCTGCTCAATCAAAGCGGTGTTTTCGTCCAGATCATAGGGCGGCGGTCTCCGTGGCTCCGGGAAGTTGGTGCAGACGAAAGGGTCCGAGTCCTCCAAGTACTGCACTCGGCAGGTTATAATGGCCATGGCTTTTCCTCTGCCGATTGGGTTAACGTTTCTCTACTGTCAGTCGCGGTGTAGAGCTGATATATTCCCCTTGTCCTAAACTTCCATttaaaataaaggaaaaaaagtGTCAACTTCTTCTTCACAGCTTGACGCGCGCTCTCTGGGTTAAAGGGAAACTGTTGCTGTACAAAACACAACAGCGGACAACCCCTCGCGGTGACCGTGTGACGTCAGGTATCAGGAAGCGGTGTGTGATGTGTTGCAATTGCTGCTGGAAGTTGAAAATGGGTGACTCATGAGATGGAAATAGACTGAGCTACATCCGGCACAGCAGTTAAACTGACACGATTCAAACTGCTATTTCGGCGGAAAACATCAATTTACTAAACActttggagaagaaaaaaaatggtggGCGAAGCCTAATATTAACCGAGGAATCGATTATTGATAATCTAATTAGGTATGCTAATGTTTTTGCTCATTTGTTAATTAACACCCGCCAATTAAGACTGTTAACGTTCGATCTGTTCCCAAGTAATTAGGATTAACAATGACAATGATAGAGCGCCCTCTGCTGGAATGACTGTGAAGTGGACATTTAATCTGCCCTGTAGgcctttttattttaattttattttttatcaacacaacaaatacaaaaacagaaatatacaaacaatagtacataaacctaacagacaggggtattacataTCGAGATACATTTTCAATTTGTCAAAATGTTTTAtggtattgtttttttgtttttacattaaAACTGATAATTTCTAAATAGAATTTAAATATTATCTTAAATAATGTGAAGATGGGTTTGTCCACTTCATTTTATGGATAAAGAATCTTCCATGAAAGATAAACACATTAACAATGAAAGTTAAATCTGGGTCCATATCATTTGGATCACAATAACACATAATAACAGTCTCTCAGATTAAAATTATAGTCGTTACCTATTTTGCAAAGAAATAACAATCTTTCTAACTCACTCCTGCACTCCTCAATCTTGTAGACTCACTCGCAACATTCTTCTAACACTGCAACGTCCTCACTTCCACTCATCTCTGACTCACTCCAACATCTCTCTAACTCGACTGTCCTCACTCGGCACATGGCTTCTAGATTCTCACTCGGCAACATCTTTCTAACTCCACTCCTCACTGACTCCTACACTGATTGTATAACATCACTGCGCTGCTACTGTCCAACGATACTTATAACGTTGCCTAATATCTTCTATCTCAGTCTCCTATCATCTTTCATAACATCAGGGCTCCTAGCTAGCTCTTCTGACTCATCGCACATCTTGGCTTGACGTCAGCACGGTCCAACATCTTCTAACTCACTCGGCATACATTATTCTAACTCACTCTGCATTCTTCTGACTCAGCTCCACACTCGTTGCTACACTCACTCTTCATCCCTCGCAACATCTTATAAACTCCTCCTCTACGATCCAACATCTTATAAGCTCCAGCTTCCTCACTCCACATCTTCTAACACACATAAATACTCTTCTAGACATCAGCTCGCTACATCTTCTTTGTGACTCACGATTCCTCATCTTCTGACTCGACTCGCTTTAAGCATCTTCTGAGCTCACTCGCAAGCATCTTCTAATCTCACGATCACACACATCTTTCTAAAGCTCGAGGCCTCCAACATCTTCTGAATCGTCTACCTAACATCTTCTGATCACTCGCAACATCTTCCTGACGTCACTCAACATCTCTAACTCACTTCACATACATCTTCTTTAACGTCAGGGGCGATCCTCACTTCTATACATCTTCTGACTCACTGTCCATACATGCTTCTGACTCACGTCGGCAACTATCTTCTTACGATCACTTCACATTCTATCTTCTAAGGCTCCTCCTGCCTCAACATCTCTGACTGACTCACTATGTCAGCAACATCATTCTAACTCACTCCACTATCTTCTAAATTGCACGTCGCAACATCTTCTAAGGCTTCTCATCACGCTCTTCATATCTTCTTAACTGCACTCCAACATCTTCTGTACTCACTACCAATATCTTCTTAACTCGACTGTCAATATCTTACTAACTCAATCCAACATCTCAACGGCAGCTCGCTCAGCTGTCCTCCAATCTCTGACATCGCTATTCGCAAAAGCTTCTGACTGCACGTCGCATAACGATCTTGCTAactcaacatttcaacatcttcTAACATCACGTCCTCACGTTCCAACATCTTCTAGACTCACTCCAACATCTCTAACTCATCTGTCCTCACTCCAACATTCTTCTGACATCACGCTCCATACATCTTCTGGACTGCACCGTCCATACATCTTCTAACTCACATCCAATATGCTCTAACTTCACTTCCAATGATCTTCGAACTCGACACTCAACTTTCTAATTCAGCTAATAACCTCAGTCCGTTTCCTATACATCTTGGGCTGATCTGGCAGCTCCAAGCATTTCTGCTCAGGCTCAATATACTTCTAAACGCACTCGCAACAGTCTTCTGACTCACTCATACTCTTTCTGACTCACTCCAACATCTTCTGACTCACTCCAACATCTTCTGACTCTCACCTCCAATAATCATTATACCTCACGTTAGTGCCAACTATCTTGCTAACTCACGTGCCTGGGCACGTCAGACATCTTCTGTACATCAGCGAGTTATTATCACTCCTAAGCATCTTTAATGCTCACTCCAATCTTCGTAACTCACCTCCAACATCTTCTGACATCCACTCCAATGAGTCTTCTAACTCCGTCGCAATATCTTTGCTAACTTCAGTGCGCACGTCGCACATCTTCTAACTCACTCACTTCAGCGGTCACAACTTTATCGTCTGACTCAATCCAACATCTTCTGTACTGCACTATCCTAACATCTGCTGAGCTCACTCCACATCTTCTAACGCACTGCCAATTAATCATTCTTCAACTCATTTTCTCCGATCCTCCCTTTCCAACTACTATTCTAACTCAGCTGCGGGCATTTTCTTCTAACTCACTCCAACATCTTCTCGAACTCACTGCACTTCCTGCACTCAATATCTTGAGCTGTAAGGCTCACTCGCTAAGCTATCTTTCTTAACTTCACTCCTGACACGGATCCAAGCATGCTTCTGAGCTCACATCCACATGCTTCTACCTCACCTCTATATGCCTCTCTTAACTCCTGCGCTCACTCAATCTTCTAACTCACTCCACTCACATCTTCTAATCACTCAACTCTTCGTACATCCTACATCTTCTAAGTCACACCAAAATCTTCTGGAATATAAGAACAGTCCCAACATAAATGATCAAGGAGTTTTCTGGGTCACAACTCACACAAAATAACACATTTATTTTCAATAGAATTTAAGAGTCTGTGTATATATCTAAGGTTCTTTACAAGGGGTAGATTCTATGATGAGTTTGTATGACACTTTTTCAGCCTTATTAGATTTACAATAATTTACGCGGACAACACGAGACTTTGTTCAAACGAGTTCACTTGTCCTAGGGGCTTGTATTCCAGTTCACTTGTCGTAGGGCTTGTAATTCCTGTTCACGGCTTGTCCTAGCGGCTGTATTCCAGTTCACTTGTCGCTAGGGGCTGTAATTCAGTTCATTGCTCGCTAGGGCTGTAATTCCAGgtcacttgtcctagggctgcattccagttcacttgtcctagggctgtaattccagttcacttgtcctagggctgtaattccagttcacttgtcctagggctgcattccagttcacttgtcctagggctgtaattccagttcacttgtcctagggctgtaattccagttcacttgtcctagggctgcattccagttcaCTTGTCTAGGCTGTAATGTCGGCAGTTATCACATATGTCTAGGGCTGTAATTCGCATGTTCACTTGTCCTTAGGGCGGGCATTACCAGTTTCCTTGTCAGTAGGGCTGTTAATTGccagttcacttgtcctagggctgtAATTCCAGTTGCACTTTGTCCTT
This genomic window from Salvelinus namaycush isolate Seneca unplaced genomic scaffold, SaNama_1.0 Scaffold549, whole genome shotgun sequence contains:
- the LOC120041821 gene encoding FH1/FH2 domain-containing protein 1-like, with the translated sequence MAIITCRVQYLEDSDPFVCTNFPEPRRPPPYDLDENTALIEQIAGVHKLLEAPLKLEECALQMAPNGNYLDLDLSLGEQKDDVEQLYDDVG